The following is a genomic window from Lepisosteus oculatus isolate fLepOcu1 chromosome 24, fLepOcu1.hap2, whole genome shotgun sequence.
gtttctatGGGGTGTTTGTTCCAttgagtgtaatcctggtctgtgaggacaccccacacttcactgctgtatagggcaatgggttggatttcACTTCCAAATATTTGGaaccagattcttgttggtgggttgatgttgaaaagcctccttcttattgtaTAGAAGGCCCTGAGGAATTACCTCTCCAGGTGTAGCAGCCATCTGGATAAATTCCCTGGTTATAATTTCAACCATTTCCCGCACCTGCAAAATGATAACGgaatttaaaatgcacattCATCTGACTGCAACAATTTAGACTGCAATCAGTCCCTTACATGAGTGGCTTTGTGTCTGCTAGTTTTTGTTCCAATTGGGCACTTAATCACCAGCATTCATTGGAGCATGAACTGATTAGCTTGCTGGTTtagatttctttggtttaaaaaatgctttagtTAAACTGCATTGTTTCTAATAGCTTCAGCACACACATCTCTAGATCAGTTATAAAACTCTATAAAACTCTTTGAAGTCACTTGATCAATTGATGATGAACATacacaggtgggaatgacactgtatcagacacccCCACAGTGTTTGCCTTCTGCTTAAATCCAGTTGGttgtcaaaaaacacatatgaaTGAGGTCAGTCCTGATTAACACAGTATTCACTCTAATTCAAAACACATTACGTTTAAGAGATGAAAGCATTTTTAGACAAAACGAAAGCCTCACATAGAAAACTAAACAAATTAGCACTAGTAACTAAGGGCTCAGTTTGAACAAAAACCAGCCAAAACAGACTCAGTCAAGTCCAAGACTAGGACTGAGAACCACTGCCTCACAAGATGATTTCCAACACACCTGTTCAGTATATAATGGTTTTCACCTCAAAAAAAAGTTgagaaaatctttaaaaaacacaaagtgatGCTATGGCTTTCTTGAGGTACAAGTGAAATATAAATAAGTTTGAAGTATTACCTGTCTGGGGTCTGCACTAGCATGGATACACAGCAAACCAGTGTCTTCATAGCTGTGGTGGTAGGATGTTGCATTATACATCCAGTGATGTCTGCAATTAAAAGCAACAGACATGTTCTAAAATCTGTCACCACCTTAGCAACTACattggaaaaaatacccacataCCACATTTCTATAGCATCAGCAACAGAAACGACACTAGCTCCGCTTGTTTCTGCCCTGTAGTAGTGAAGTCACAATGCAGTTGTCTTGAAACAGGGAATAAAAACATATCTAACTTCTTTTCACCGTGTGAATGCAAATGTCACATCACAACAgcttttgtaattttttaacaagtggtaattctaaaattaaaactttgaGTGCACTACAAAACACATGAAGTAATAGTGCTAATAACTCTGCTTTTATAATATTACATGCATTGTAGTATAGGTCTTTGTAAGACATTCAAAAAGCATAAGTCATTAATGAAGCATATGTTTTTCATGCAAGTCAGCATCAGAGGTTAGTACTTGCTAATAAGCCTGTAACCTTACCTGTTCAGGACATTGAGGTACAGTCGTGTGAACATGCCTTTCCCAGGACCGCCCGCTGAAAATGACCCTCCCCCTCCCATCATCATGTTAAGAACAGCAAAGGGAATGAAGTCATCCTCctgataaaaaacagcaatccagctaagaaaacacacacaacaatCATGCACTCGTCTTAAAAGTTTGCTTTAGGAACTAAAGATAGATAACTAAGGTGAAGGAAACTGTAACAGACATTCCTTAGTCTAtgggatattttttttatatgggaAGATGAGGAACCATGACTGGAAGGAAAAAAGGAACATCACAATAAGCAGATTTCTACCATGTTTATATACAAGAACACCCTGAAAGATCACTGACCAGGAAGGAGCAGCTCTCCAGGCCGATCATGATATGTGTGAGCTCTGGGATGGGAGTGGGACCCAGGCTGACATCAGACATGTCTTTCTCATTCTGGAGAGATAAAAGAATCCCAGGCTCAACACAGGATATTTAGTACACACCATGCCGACTTCCACATGCTTAACTGCTCATATTAACATTGGGGGTTGTTAACTTAAAAACTTGAATGCCGAgttgacatttttcattttaacattttcttcacaCACACCCTACTTAGGACTTCCcaattgtttttaatgtctcaGCAAACGGCAACAATCACAGTAGTGCGCAGAGAGAATGAGGAGGGAGGCTCTAGTCATTGAGCCACTCCTAACCAGCGAGTTAATGTTGACAAGCGGGGGATCTCAAACTTAAGCTTGCAGGCTTATTCTGGAAAAGTCGAGAAAGTCCTACCCTTGCCCTGATGGGGCTCGGCCGATTGTGCACTGCCTATTGGGAAATCCCCTCACTGATTCAACTGAGGCCAGCACAGTGGTATGAATTGTTGCCTCatagcactggggctctgggttctcCAGACCTGTGGCACGATCTGCGtcgagtttgaatgttctccccaAGTTTGTGTGGGTTGCAccaagtgctctggtttccccccCCACAgtcgaaaaaaaaaataagttaacaGACGTCTGGGAACATTAgccctgtctgtgtttgtgtacaCCCTGTGTTGGACTGCTGTCcattccagggtgtatcctgccttaaacctgttgcttgccaggataaactccagctcccccgtgaccctgagtcggaagaagtggttaaaaaaacagatgaataaTTCATATTTCCCTGCATTCAAATAGGTCGAACATTTTCTGTTGTTCTCTGTAAGCAAGACGCTTCTTGCATCACAGCATTCCAATGCCTTTTTAACTTAGCAGACCCAAAACTGAAAAGCCTAAGAAACAGACCACTTTCAGATCTGCTAAGCATTAATGATTGTCAGAGGCCAGGCATTCTCCAGTTTCAACACTCTATGCGGACCTTAGTGGGTGGTCTAACCTTGATGATGCCCCCCGTGTACTGTGCCTCAGAACGGTCCACACTGCCAGGTTTCCCCGTGCCCCACACTGGCTTCGTATCCAGCAGGTACTTCCTGGCACACTCCACCAGCTGCTCATGCTCAACGCCCACCCCAGCCAGCACCATCCGCTCAGGGCCGTAGTAGCAGCGCAGGTACTCGTGAATCAAAGTCTTGTTGATACTTTCGACATTCTCTGCAGGGCAGAAGCGAGGTAGGCCCACTGTGTTCCCCCTATAAGCAGCCTAGGGACAGAACATCAGTTAACATTCACCACAGAGGTTCTCATTAACTTTCCTCTAATCAACAGGTTTCTGCTGGTTAACAAGAAAGAATAAATCTGCATGTAATTGGAGATGAAGATGTCTTTCTCCATATGCCCATGTGACACTAGTGGAGCTTGCAGTTCTAAAGCATATCCTGCATGTGAATTTTAGAACTGAGATTTGATTTATTGCCTCGGAGTAATCTATATCTGCCATAAATCAGCAAATGACTCGGGCAGTATAGAAACTGAAGGCTGAAAATAGATAGTGTTATAAACTTGGAAGACAGACAAGTTCCCATGACTGTTCACATGAAAGCCCAATGCTAGAGCTGCTGCTACttacacttttcttcaatttttccTTCACttactttttaagactttgagctaaaaaaaaaaaacacctgttcATGATCATAACCTCCTTACATGCAGCTCTCCATTCTCTTTTCTAAATGAATAGTCAAAGGCACTCACATtctaacagattttttttttaattaggatGGTCTACACCCTCTCCAGAACTTGTAATCACtaaaagatttttctttcagtaaTTACTTCTCCATTCTGCAATATGCGTTATGGTTTCCCCTGGGGACAAGGTTGCCCATACACACATGTGTAATCTGTTTGATCTCCAAAGTAAAACAAAGAATTAGTTGAGGTCTTTTTATTGCCATCTTCAGGACTTCAATATCACAGATGAAGCTGTTTCTTGGACATTATTGGAATAATATTTATGGATTTATGATGCCAGTGAAGAGGACAGCAGAGCTTGCTGCTGGTGTTTTCAAGGCCATATTGAATGGGATTTCTGCTGTAGCTGTCAAACTATTTTAGAAGTCTATTAAAGCAGATTTGGAGGCAAGTAGCTCAAAAGGTGAGAGGCGAACACTTCTTCaagtttataaaattaaaaaataaaaattgtcacaaaaaaaacttggaAGCTATCCATAACCTATAACTTAAGCACCTCATATCTAGCTAGGTCTTCTAGGTGGAAAACAGTACTTCACAATTGCTCTTGACCTTAGATCTAACATTTACCAAGTGGTAAACTGTTGTTCGAAAAGAGCACAAATAGGAGTTAGTTACCGCATGTATCATTTCAGTCAGCAGGGGCTCGGGATCAGGTCTCATGTTCAGATCTTCTAGCTCAAAGCGGACAGCCATCCGGGTCATCTCGATTTCATCATCTGAACGcaacagcaagaggagattaCCAGATTTCAGATTATCAGATTACCAGCTGTTTAGATcagtattttacaaaacaaaataacatgaaTACAACATAAATGTAACTACTGTAAAAGGCACTGATGAGcttttttagaaattaaagaAGAATCGTACACATCAAACTGAGAAAATCTATCTAAAATGTCAAGTTACCCAAGAAAAGAAGCCATTCTGTAAACAATCTCCAATGACCCAGAAGGGAAGTACAGACATTTGAACTAGTGCAtgcttaccttttttttttaataaagggaACTAAACCTAGATTTTATCTTGTGCCTTATTACtaggtattttaaaaattaaagcacTATACAACCAGATCCATACTTATAAATTACATGATGAATAgaccttattttaaaaactgtcaaTTGCTCCAACTTTTAATTacttagttaaaaaaaatgtgatttttgctaGGATAGAagtcaacatttttttattgaacagcattaatattttattcttagTCCCAAGAAGTGATAGTTTGTAAATGATTGGGGTTACCTGTCAATCTAGGCTGCAGTACCGCGTCAGACAACAGACTGACCACTGTGTCCAGTCCTTTCACTTCTGCTGACACTGCATACATCGTGGTATCTCTGTTCGGAGACCATGACATAAGCATTTTCACAAAGTTTCACAAAGAAGCACAAGGCCAGGTCTCCATTTCATGGTTACAACtaaaaaacatgacatttgtgttttattacCTGGACGTCTGGCAGTCACAGATTCCCCCATGCTTTTCCAGAGTCAAAAGGATTTCATCCTTGCTTCCATACTGGGCTGTGGACTTAAATGACATTGCATATTTATGCATAAAAAAAGTGTAAAGGTTTATATCAAAccttaatgttaataataatcaacAGAGACAATGCCAGAACTTACAGAAAATGCTAGCTTCtcaagaaaatgtgaaattccGCTTGGATACTTTGCTTCATGTCTGGATCCAGAATTTATCAAAACTGAAATGGCAAAAAACACATATGAATCCTCAAAATAATACTATGCACacagacaaaaaaggaaaaaactgCTTAAGCAGTAATGTAatgatttaatgaaaaaaattgattttaacattttttatcttGATCCCCTGAATTCCTTTTGCTGCACAAAGTGTGTCTATCTTCTATTAGTGATgtgctttataataataataataataataataataataataataataataataaactttattttatatagcgcctttaaaggtggcttcacaaagtgctttacagaatgacaacaacaataaataaaaagaatacacaagataaaacacaattacaatatatagaggagaccgtggatggtgctACTAAGAAAAgaagaggggtgaagaatggaacagttaagtaaaggcttttctaaagaaggttttgagccTGGAtgtgaaggagtttagagaaggtgactctctgatatccttggggagacagttccagagcttgggtgCATAACAcaagaaggccctgtcacccatacaatgtagacaggcttggggaacagtaaggagaccagagttagaagagcaaaggttgcgaggtggggagtagagcgataatagttcagacaggtactgaggtgccaagccatgcagagccttataggtgagcatgaggattttaaagtctaaacggaatttgaccggaagccagtgcaaggactccaggataggagtaatgtgatcatttgcactagacccggtcaggattctggctgctgaattttggacatactgcagtttattcaaagtagatttagataccccagcgagtagagcattacagtagccaattcgagagaacacaaatgtgttgattagcttttCAGTTAGTGACAGCATAGggtgtagtctagcgatatttctgaggtgaaaaaaagatgttttgacaaaatgttgcacatgtgggtcgaatgataagccagaatcaaatataATCCCAgggttttttaatttagattgaagctcaagtacagaaccatctacagatagggttacaggactggctttacaaagttaatGGGGGGTgtcaataagcatgacttcagtcttgtcgcagttaagatgacggaaattttgagtcatcaaAATTTTTATATCAGAGATGCAGTTAGaaagaatagagacagccacatcagtgacaggtttggtatggatgtatgcTTTTGTAGAGTTGGAGAGATGGTACTATATAACATTTTGCTGGACCTATGTGTGGAGTCCAGTGATTTGGGGGACTAGACCTATTtagataacaacaataaaagtaaacctatatttacttttatttcagaaaaagtTCTGCTTACTTCCAACTGTGCAGAATTGACCAAACTTATTCTGTGAAGCCACTTTGAGTCCATTTTCCAGCATTGTGATTTTAGTTTCATATTTCTCCTGGCCATCCACAGTGGCAAACACTGGCTTGGGAACTCCAGGCAGGGGGCTAGACAAAGAGATGTTTGGGTAGCCACTTCCACTGCTATACCTCCTATAGGCCGCAATCCCAAATCTGGATTAAGACAAATAAGACACTTCAAAAACAATTCTACTGCACATTCAAATTACACATATATATGGCTAGATAGACAATGGCTAAGAATTTTAATCTGACACTATtaacatttgttgtttttttaaactttcgatgataaaaacagcaaagtgCAACAgacaatttaattttcattctaCTTAAAAATATATCACGGTCACtgaatagctacagtatgttatgatGTGTGGATCCATCCATGTGAACCAAATGATAATGGTAATAAAAGACTAAAAACAATGACATTACATTCTTTTCACCATTTATCAGTcatgaaatatataaaacagaaatcaaATCATAACAACCCTTAAGCACTGATATTCTGTCATTCTTAATGTAGAAAGGTGTTTTACAACCGCTATTATGACGGATAAACACAATGTCACGAGAGTAAGACATTTCTCTAACGattaacacaaacaaaaataaccGAACTTCCGCAATCAAACTGTCACAGCGTACAATAAATTCAGATCGATTTCTCTAATTTTACCttaacaattaaataaataatcgTACTGTCTATAATTACCTAGGCACCCTGCTCCAAGTTCTCAGCTTTGCCATGTGCGCCGCCATCTTGAATTGACAATAACCTCTTTCAGCGATCCTTTTTCCGGAAACCGTTCTGCAGAACACTTCCGTTTTAGGTTGTTGCTGAGCAACTATAACCACAACACAAACATTAGTTAAGAGTCCGGGTGTTCGGAATAATAGattgtactttttattttttaaaatgcataaaggGATAAATGCATAcaatgaattaattttaaaaaaggcaccCTAAACTGAATTCTACCCCTATCGTTCTCTCGAAGATGTTTCTTTTATAGAATAAAACGCTGTTGACGTCGCATTCTGACACAGTTAAAGAATTACGGTGAATCACGAGCACTTAAGTACAACCAGCTGATCTTTTGATTCAACAAATTTCTCAGCACACTAGCTACCAATTTACAATCTacaaagaatgttttaaaatgtggtgAGGAGAATAGTAACGTTTTATAGTAAAactaaatttgaaaataaagagaTATTGCAATTCGTTATTTAAATGTCATCATCTGCCGAACATGGAAGCACTTGTGATGACCAAATTCAAGAAAGCATTTACCCAAGCCGTAGGttaaacagtaaaaataaagcatGTGTTTCTGAAACTGCTGTTAGTAACACGACTACTCAAGAACTTTTATCCGCGCCTCTATCGGTTGAGAAAAGTTCCAGAGAACCAAATGAGTCCAGTTCTGGTACGGATAATGAACTTTATACTGGGTGAGTTTTCTCATAGAATACTGTTGACATGCAATCCTGTATGGATGTACATTTTGAAGTTATCAATATTAGAAATTAATGTCTAAAGTTGATTAATGCTTAAACATCACATTGGCACTAAAGAGAGACACATTATGTGAACTAAAATTTTAaaccgtcttttttttttgctgtttgtacTAGAATTAAACATGGTATTTGGCAGTAAGTCTAGCAAGATTGACATTTGATGTAAATTATTTAGGTTGTGGTCTACAGATGAACTGGATGATGAGACTGGTCTGAATGAGTTTCAGAAGAAAATGCTTGAAGAACACAGGCAAGCTACTGCAAAAATCAATAGAGGCTGTGTTATCATGGAAAGAAACCGTAGGTAAGTTAGAGTTTTGGATGTTTGTTTTGTAGGAGTTATTCATGGTTGtatggatcctaatgccccagcatagtgatggggggatactatactgtgaaaaggtgccgtccttcagatgagacatgaaaaactgaggtcctgactctctgcggtcattaaaaattacaGGACTCTtcttgagaagagtaggggtgttaatccTAGGACAACTTTCCCCtgccctttaccaatcatggcttcctaataatccccatctataaattggcttcattctgttctcctccccactgagagctggggtggggTGAGTagactggcacactatggctgctgttgcattaaCCAGGTGGGGTcgcacattggtggaggtggaggggatcccaatAACCTGTATAGTGTCCAGATAAGTGCTATATAAGCTGTTGTTGTTTGTTGAGGATGAAAACTCTGCCTCTCCTTTTATAAGAAGACCTAATGAGGACATCCACTAACCAAAACCATAAAGAATGTAGATTGTTAAAACGTAGGACTAAACCATAAAGTGATGGTGTATTCTATATGTACTGAGATCCAAATTCTATCTTTTGGAGATATTTGTCTGCAatctttacatttaatatgtcaGGTGTTTCCAAAAAAGATGACGCtcgtgtaaatgtttttttttcttgcaaaggctttttttttgaTTGATAATTATGAGAAGGTgacaatcttaaaaaaaaaaaacattttgtatattttgccATTGACTTCTATTGTTCACCCAGAAAGCGGATCACCGTCAGCTGTAATAAACTCAGACAGCTCCTTCCCCAGCTCAGTGGCAGTCGGAATGACATGGTCACCATTCTGGAGATGACTGTTGCCTACCTGGAGCTGATCCAGCAACTGCTCCCAGCACACCAGCACAGAACAGTAAGTCTCATTACAAAGCAGATCAACCATTGACGAAAGGAAGATCTAGCCACGGAGCTTGTTCTGACTTCATTCAAACGGTTTCAATGCTTTGTCAGTGAGGAGCACATTCCCTGTAAAACCTGCTGTGCCGTGACTCGACCAGACTAGGACCGATTTAACCTACAATAATTTACACCGACACCGTGTCAAAAAATCATTGCTATCGCTTTGAGGAATACATTCCTAAGCCTAACAGCAGGTTAATTTCTTTGAGCTGTTCAGTGTTGAACTAAACACTGAAAGAACATTGTTAAATCTTTCAAAATCCAAATGGTTCCAAATTCAAAACCCTACCAACCTACTGAAGTTGTTATCCTGGCTTCTGTCAAACAGCTGAATAAGGTCCAGGTTTCTTAACATCAGTGATTTTATAACCTGAATGTTCTTACCAGTTTGCTGCTTAAGTTACAAAGGATGTCCTTCCcctttgttttacttttgcttAGGTGCTGTATCCACCAGAAGAACTGTGCAAAAAATGGCAGCTGGAACATCAGATAAAGAGACAACAATGCAGGAGGAGGATTTGTGAAGAAGTAAGCAGGCAAAAGTCCCAGCGTATTAAGAGCAACAGAAGTGGGTTAGTAATCGAATACCTCTCTTGTTCGTTATTCAAAGAATATGTTTACCTTCACTTTGGTCCCAGCTGGTTAGTGAGAAGGGCTtttaatatactttattttaatgatGCTACCCATCACTGTTCTGTCAAAATATTGCCAAATTCTTATTGCTTCTATCGGTAGATTTTTGTGACTACAGCAAtgtgcaaacaaaacattcaccCACTGAATGCTGGTATTTGCAGATCCCTACATGCAGGGTGACGTATAGTATTCACAGTGCATTTAATTGTGTGTGTATTCTAGAAATGtgagtgtgtttaaagaggctgCCACACGGGGATCACACACCGACATACGGGAATATGCATCGTCAATCACTAGCTACATCAGGAAATGTGCTGACGATGTCACACTCACAAAAGAAATGAGCTTTTCCTAACAAGAAACCATGGATGAACAGTGAGGTTC
Proteins encoded in this region:
- the pmpca gene encoding mitochondrial-processing peptidase subunit alpha isoform X1, yielding MAAHMAKLRTWSRVPRFGIAAYRRYSSGSGYPNISLSSPLPGVPKPVFATVDGQEKYETKITMLENGLKVASQNKFGQFCTVGILINSGSRHEAKYPSGISHFLEKLAFSSTAQYGSKDEILLTLEKHGGICDCQTSRDTTMYAVSAEVKGLDTVVSLLSDAVLQPRLTDDEIEMTRMAVRFELEDLNMRPDPEPLLTEMIHAAAYRGNTVGLPRFCPAENVESINKTLIHEYLRCYYGPERMVLAGVGVEHEQLVECARKYLLDTKPVWGTGKPGSVDRSEAQYTGGIIKNEKDMSDVSLGPTPIPELTHIMIGLESCSFLEDDFIPFAVLNMMMGGGGSFSAGGPGKGMFTRLYLNVLNRHHWMYNATSYHHSYEDTGLLCIHASADPRQVREMVEIITREFIQMAATPGEMELERAKTQLKSMLMMNLESRPVIFEDVGRQVLATGKRKLPHELCEMISKVTASDIKRVTTKMLRSKPAVAALGDLTELPTHEHIQAALTSIFLLIVKEEQHTWDIDDPIRLLTSNTMIWNKNQNILKPSRSSIPSTELNDFFNGSIPRSIKFFKDVI
- the pmpca gene encoding mitochondrial-processing peptidase subunit alpha isoform X4 translates to MAAHMAKLRTWSRVPRFGIAAYRRYSSGSGYPNISLSSPLPGVPKPVFATVDGQEKYETKITMLENGLKVASQNKFGQFCTVGILINSGSRHEAKYPSGISHFLEKLAFSSTAQYGSKDEILLTLEKHGGICDCQTSRDTTMYAVSAEVKGLDTVVSLLSDAVLQPRLTDDEIEMTRMAVRFELEDLNMRPDPEPLLTEMIHAAAYRGNTVGLPRFCPAENVESINKTLIHEYLRCYYGPERMVLAGVGVEHEQLVECARKYLLDTKPVWGTGKPGSVDRSEAQYTGGIIKNEKDMSDVSLGPTPIPELTHIMIGLESCSFLEDDFIPFAVLNMMMGGGGSFSAGGPGKGMFTRLYLNVLNRHHWMYNATSYHHSYEDTGLLCIHASADPRQVREMVEIITREFIQMAATPGEMELERAKTQLKSMLMMNLESRPVIFEDVGRQVLATGKRKLPHELCEMISKVTASDIKRVTTKMLRSKPAVAALGDLTELPTHEHIQAALTS
- the pmpca gene encoding mitochondrial-processing peptidase subunit alpha isoform X2 — translated: MAAHMAKLRTWSRVPRFGIAAYRRYSSGSGYPNISLSSPLPGVPKPVFATVDGQEKYETKITMLENGLKVASQNKFGQFCTVGILINSGSRHEAKYPSGISHFLEKLAFSSTAQYGSKDEILLTLEKHGGICDCQTSRDTTMYAVSAEVKGLDTVVSLLSDAVLQPRLTDDEIEMTRMAVRFELEDLNMRPDPEPLLTEMIHAAAYRGNTVGLPRFCPAENVESINKTLIHEYLRCYYGPERMVLAGVGVEHEQLVECARKYLLDTKPVWGTGKPGSVDRSEAQYTGGIIKNEKDMSDVSLGPTPIPELTHIMIGLESCSFLEDDFIPFAVLNMMMGGGGSFSAGGPGKGMFTRLYLNVLNRHHWMYNATSYHHSYEDTGLLCIHASADPRQVREMVEIITREFIQMAATPGEMELERAKTQLKSMLMMNLESRPVIFEDVGRQVLATGKRKLPHELCEMISKVTASDIKRVTTKMLRSKPAVAALGDLTELPTHEHIQAALTIKEEQHTWDIDDPIRLLTSNTMIWNKNQNILKPSRSSIPSTELNDFFNGSIPRSIKFFKDVI
- the pmpca gene encoding mitochondrial-processing peptidase subunit alpha isoform X3, with translation MAAHMAKLRTWSRVPRFGIAAYRRYSSGSGYPNISLSSPLPGVPKPVFATVDGQEKYETKITMLENGLKVASQNKFGQFCTVGILINSGSRHEAKYPSGISHFLEKLAFSSTAQYGSKDEILLTLEKHGGICDCQTSRDTTMYAVSAEVKGLDTVVSLLSDAVLQPRLTDDEIEMTRMAVRFELEDLNMRPDPEPLLTEMIHAAAYRGNTVGLPRFCPAENVESINKTLIHEYLRCYYGPERMVLAGVGVEHEQLVECARKYLLDTKPVWGTGKPGSVDRSEAQYTGGIIKNEKDMSDVSLGPTPIPELTHIMIGLESCSFLEDDFIPFAVLNMMMGGGGSFSAGGPGKGMFTRLYLNVLNRHHWMYNATSYHHSYEDTGLLCIHASADPRQVREMVEIITREFIQMAATPGEMELERAKTQLKSMLMMNLESRPVIFEDVGRQVLATGKRKLPHELCEMISKVTASDIKRVTTKMLRSKPAVAALGDLTELPTHEHIQAALTSKDGRLPRIYRLFR
- the pmpca gene encoding mitochondrial-processing peptidase subunit alpha isoform X5, whose translation is MAAHMAKLRTWSRVPRFGIAAYRRYSSGSGYPNISLSSPLPGVPKPVFATVDGQEKYETKITMLENGLKVASQNKFGQFCTVGILINSGSRHEAKYPSGISHFLEKLAFSSTAQYGSKDEILLTLEKHGGICDCQTSRDTTMYAVSAEVKGLDTVVSLLSDAVLQPRLTDDEIEMTRMAVRFELEDLNMRPDPEPLLTEMIHAAAYRGNTVGLPRFCPAENVESINKTLIHEYLRCYYGPERMVLAGVGVEHEQLVECARKYLLDTKPVWGTGKPGSVDRSEAQYTGGIIKNEKDMSDVSLGPTPIPELTHIMIGLESCSFLEDDFIPFAVLNMMMGGGGSFSAGGPGKGMFTRLYLNVLNRHHWMYNATSYHHSYEDTGLLCIHASADPRQVREMVEIITREFIQMAATPGEMELERAKTQLKSMLMMNLESRPVIFEDVGRQVLATGKRKLPHELCEMISKVTASDIKRVTTKMLRSKPAVAALGDLTELPTHEHIQAALTK